Proteins from a single region of Paenibacillus sp. BIHB 4019:
- a CDS encoding CAP domain-containing protein — protein sequence MKKQPFKVGVAAVAAAALIGAGVAAPSTVGAAPAVKANSKITAYSIDQDMLKQIAEQYGIDLSKINFNGITISFPNGTPTDTGTSNPSTGTTKPSTGTTKPSTGSGSTGSTKPSTGSGTTGTTKPTTGTGSGSSNSGSGTTVDQSAYQSEVVKIVNQERASAGLPALTVDALLTKVAVAKAKDMGDNKYFSHTSPTYGSPFDMMKSFGVSYSYAGENIAAGQRNPSEVMTAWMNSTGHRENILNKNFGKIGVGYYNGQWVQEFTN from the coding sequence ATGAAGAAGCAACCATTTAAAGTAGGTGTCGCTGCCGTAGCCGCAGCCGCATTAATCGGAGCAGGCGTAGCAGCACCATCCACGGTGGGAGCAGCACCAGCAGTGAAGGCGAACTCCAAGATTACTGCCTATAGCATTGACCAAGACATGTTGAAGCAAATAGCGGAGCAATACGGAATTGATTTGAGCAAAATTAATTTTAACGGCATTACAATCAGCTTCCCTAACGGTACGCCAACAGATACAGGTACAAGCAATCCAAGCACTGGCACGACTAAGCCAAGTACAGGAACGACTAAGCCAAGCACAGGCTCTGGTTCCACTGGCAGCACGAAGCCAAGCACAGGCTCTGGCACAACGGGAACAACGAAGCCAACGACAGGAACAGGCTCTGGCTCCTCGAATTCGGGCAGCGGAACAACTGTCGATCAAAGCGCTTATCAAAGCGAAGTTGTTAAAATCGTAAACCAAGAGCGTGCAAGCGCTGGTCTTCCAGCTTTGACGGTCGATGCGCTGCTGACAAAAGTAGCGGTAGCCAAAGCGAAGGATATGGGCGACAACAAATATTTCAGCCATACGTCTCCAACCTACGGATCGCCGTTTGATATGATGAAGAGCTTCGGTGTCAGCTACTCTTACGCTGGCGAGAACATTGCTGCCGGACAACGCAACCCGTCCGAGGTTATGACAGCATGGATGAACAGCACAGGTCACCGTGAAAATATTTTGAACAAAAACTTCGGCAAAATCGGTGTTGGCTACTACAACGGCCAATGGGTACAAGAATTTACGAACTAG
- a CDS encoding DUF4097 family beta strand repeat-containing protein, whose translation MRKAIAVALILLGIGLAGAIYSFSWDELLSFGTKPVSQEKTVDAAGVSSLTVEAGSMDIDVVPGSSDKIVVHLEGRASSKYLNKLKLETEQNGDKLVIKSSFNTGFTVGINYSSFKLTVELPERKWDEVTLKAQSGNVSASDINSRTLAMLTSSGRVKGEDLSADEMDFETTSGKIELLGVTVESMKLDVSSGSIKLEDYKAETIEFNTTSGNASFINGTGELNGQASSGKIRVESESITHSMKLDVTSGDIVVEAKQPPQSAEIKLKTTSGSQKVEWDNVQTEKEDERSFAGTIGTGSDLSIDLKTSSGNITLK comes from the coding sequence ATGAGAAAGGCAATTGCAGTTGCGCTTATATTACTTGGAATCGGCTTGGCCGGAGCGATATATTCTTTCAGCTGGGATGAGCTGCTGTCCTTCGGAACGAAGCCTGTATCGCAGGAGAAAACAGTTGATGCTGCTGGCGTAAGCAGCTTGACGGTAGAAGCTGGCTCGATGGATATAGACGTGGTGCCAGGTAGCTCGGATAAAATTGTTGTACACTTGGAAGGCCGGGCAAGCTCAAAATATTTAAACAAGCTAAAGCTTGAGACGGAGCAGAATGGCGACAAGTTAGTCATTAAAAGCAGCTTTAATACGGGTTTTACCGTCGGTATCAATTATTCTTCATTTAAGCTGACTGTAGAGCTGCCGGAGCGCAAATGGGATGAGGTGACTCTGAAGGCGCAAAGCGGCAACGTCAGCGCATCCGATATAAACAGCCGCACCTTGGCGATGCTAACCTCATCAGGACGTGTGAAGGGGGAGGATTTATCTGCGGATGAGATGGATTTTGAAACGACAAGCGGAAAAATTGAGCTGCTTGGCGTTACTGTTGAGAGCATGAAGCTGGATGTCAGCTCCGGCAGCATCAAGTTAGAGGACTATAAGGCGGAGACGATCGAATTCAACACGACAAGCGGCAATGCAAGCTTTATTAATGGTACGGGAGAACTGAACGGCCAAGCGAGCAGTGGGAAAATACGAGTTGAATCGGAATCCATTACCCATAGCATGAAGCTTGACGTTACCTCTGGCGATATCGTCGTTGAAGCTAAGCAGCCGCCACAGTCTGCCGAAATTAAGCTGAAAACAACATCCGGCAGCCAGAAGGTCGAATGGGACAATGTTCAAACGGAAAAAGAGGATGAACGTTCCTTTGCTGGCACAATTGGGACTGGATCGGACCTTTCAATTGATTTGAAAACCAGCTCGGGCAATATTACGCTCAAATAG
- a CDS encoding DUF1700 domain-containing protein has translation MMMTKHNYMSELERLLAKVPDKQRREWLFDYYSHFQQAEENGQSEHEAALELGDPRQIASELLLGYKVQRAEAEKSFGNTSKAVLATVSLGFFNIVFVLGPYVAAVGVLIALWATTLALGLAGVTTVLESTWSGMFTLTQAASIGLVCIGLSILLGVGVNALTKGFFAATIKYLKFNTKIIRGKKQ, from the coding sequence ATGATGATGACGAAACACAATTATATGAGCGAGCTGGAGAGGCTGCTCGCGAAAGTGCCGGATAAGCAGCGCCGTGAGTGGCTGTTCGATTATTACAGTCATTTTCAGCAGGCAGAGGAAAATGGGCAGAGCGAGCATGAGGCTGCCTTGGAGCTAGGCGATCCAAGACAGATTGCAAGCGAGCTGCTGCTTGGTTATAAAGTACAACGGGCTGAAGCGGAGAAAAGCTTCGGCAATACGTCTAAGGCGGTGCTTGCAACAGTGAGCTTGGGATTTTTCAATATCGTATTTGTACTGGGGCCTTATGTGGCTGCAGTTGGCGTGCTTATTGCCCTATGGGCGACTACCCTAGCGCTTGGATTAGCAGGCGTCACAACGGTGCTGGAGAGCACGTGGAGCGGCATGTTTACACTAACCCAAGCAGCTTCTATTGGGCTCGTCTGCATTGGATTGAGCATTTTGCTGGGCGTAGGCGTTAATGCTCTGACAAAAGGATTTTTCGCTGCAACGATTAAATATTTGAAGTTCAATACGAAAATCATCAGGGGGAAAAAACAATGA
- a CDS encoding PadR family transcriptional regulator, with protein sequence MNVQFKKGVLELCVLVLTSEGDRYGYELAVKISSKFEVAVGSVYPLLNRLTLEGYFSTYLKESNEGPPRKYYQLTEAGWQHMRGLIHEWSSFSTAVNEIIEEGIRP encoded by the coding sequence ATGAATGTGCAGTTCAAGAAAGGTGTGCTGGAGCTATGCGTTCTCGTCTTGACGTCTGAGGGAGACCGTTACGGATATGAACTGGCAGTGAAAATATCGTCCAAATTCGAGGTGGCCGTTGGGAGTGTATACCCGCTGCTCAATCGCCTGACGCTGGAAGGCTACTTCTCGACTTACCTTAAAGAATCGAATGAAGGACCTCCGCGGAAATATTATCAACTGACGGAGGCGGGCTGGCAGCATATGCGAGGGCTCATTCATGAATGGTCGAGCTTCTCGACAGCCGTAAATGAAATTATTGAGGAAGGAATCCGTCCATGA
- a CDS encoding Gfo/Idh/MocA family oxidoreductase: protein MSKIRVAVVGCGSISKYRHIPEYADNANVELVAFVDPIIERAEGYAEKHGGKAFADYKTMLAEIKPDAVSVCTPNALHAPVAIAAANAGAHVLVEKPMAATDEEAAAMIEAAAKNGVKLMVGHNQRFMPPHVKAKDLLKTGIIGKVLTFRTSFGHPGPDAWSIDGAESWFFRKPEAIMGAMGDLGVHKSDLIRWLLDDEVAQIAGFVGTVDKDSDVDDNANCVLRMKSGAMGSLVASWTYYKGEDNSTILWGSKGVMKIGTHPEDQVIIELRDGTVERYKTGEISTNEKQLSSFVIDKFIDSIVNDTTPPVTGEEGRKSLKVILSAFESQATGKFIDIN from the coding sequence ATGAGCAAAATTAGAGTAGCAGTAGTAGGTTGCGGTTCCATCTCAAAATATCGTCACATTCCGGAGTATGCAGACAATGCAAATGTAGAATTAGTCGCATTCGTTGACCCGATTATTGAGCGTGCAGAAGGATATGCCGAGAAGCATGGCGGCAAAGCTTTTGCAGATTATAAGACGATGCTGGCTGAAATTAAGCCTGATGCCGTTAGCGTTTGTACACCGAACGCGCTTCATGCACCAGTAGCGATTGCAGCAGCAAACGCTGGCGCACATGTATTGGTTGAGAAGCCAATGGCAGCTACGGATGAAGAAGCGGCAGCAATGATTGAAGCGGCAGCGAAAAACGGCGTTAAGCTGATGGTTGGACATAACCAACGCTTCATGCCGCCGCATGTAAAAGCGAAGGATTTGCTGAAAACGGGCATTATCGGCAAAGTGCTGACATTCCGTACGTCGTTCGGCCACCCGGGCCCGGATGCATGGAGCATTGATGGCGCGGAAAGCTGGTTTTTCCGCAAGCCGGAAGCAATCATGGGCGCAATGGGCGACCTTGGCGTGCACAAATCCGACTTGATCCGCTGGCTGCTTGACGATGAAGTGGCGCAAATCGCTGGCTTCGTCGGCACAGTAGATAAAGACAGCGATGTAGACGACAATGCAAACTGCGTGCTTCGCATGAAGAGCGGCGCGATGGGTTCGCTTGTAGCGAGCTGGACTTATTACAAAGGCGAAGACAACAGCACAATTTTGTGGGGCTCCAAAGGCGTTATGAAAATCGGTACGCACCCGGAAGATCAAGTCATCATTGAACTGCGCGACGGTACAGTAGAGCGCTACAAAACAGGCGAAATCTCCACAAATGAGAAGCAGCTGTCGAGCTTTGTTATCGATAAATTCATTGACTCCATCGTCAATGACACGACTCCACCTGTAACAGGCGAAGAGGGCCGCAAATCGCTTAAAGTCATTTTGAGCGCCTTCGAATCCCAAGCAACAGGCAAATTCATCGACATCAACTAA
- a CDS encoding sugar phosphate isomerase/epimerase → MGQIGIGLQLYTLRDATAEDFEGTLRKVAAMGYEGVEFAGYGGIEAEKMRDLLQELGLKAIGSHIGLHLLESQLDEEIAYLKTIGAKYAICPYLLDDQRSAEAWAKHFVAFEEYGKRFREAGIDFAYHNHDFEFKVEIDGKEVFDALYERISPELLKVEMDIGWVQFSGKDPLAYIAKYAGRLPLLHLKDYRDNNGQLPIDTVELGRGDLPLLPIINSAVEAGAEWLIVEQDTCANPPLEAVAESMDWLKNNFLNA, encoded by the coding sequence GTGGGACAAATCGGAATTGGTTTACAATTGTATACGCTCCGTGACGCAACAGCGGAAGACTTCGAGGGCACGCTGCGCAAGGTTGCGGCAATGGGATATGAAGGCGTGGAGTTTGCAGGCTACGGCGGTATTGAAGCGGAAAAAATGCGTGACTTGCTCCAAGAGCTTGGACTTAAAGCAATCGGAAGCCATATCGGCCTGCATTTGCTGGAAAGCCAACTGGATGAAGAAATCGCTTACTTGAAAACGATCGGCGCAAAATATGCGATCTGTCCTTATTTGCTGGATGACCAGCGCAGTGCTGAAGCTTGGGCGAAGCATTTTGTAGCTTTTGAGGAGTATGGCAAACGTTTCCGCGAGGCGGGTATTGATTTTGCTTATCATAACCATGATTTTGAATTTAAAGTGGAAATTGACGGCAAAGAAGTATTTGATGCGCTTTATGAGCGAATCAGCCCTGAGCTGCTGAAAGTGGAAATGGATATCGGCTGGGTACAATTTTCCGGCAAAGATCCGCTCGCTTACATTGCAAAATATGCAGGACGCCTGCCTTTGCTTCATTTGAAGGACTACCGCGACAACAATGGCCAATTGCCAATTGATACGGTAGAACTGGGCCGTGGCGATCTTCCGCTGCTTCCTATCATTAATAGCGCGGTTGAAGCGGGTGCAGAATGGCTGATCGTTGAGCAGGACACTTGCGCAAATCCTCCGCTTGAAGCAGTAGCGGAAAGCATGGACTGGCTGAAAAACAATTTTCTGAACGCTTAA
- the yicI gene encoding alpha-xylosidase gives MKFTDGNWMLRKQYDLLGAVQAHDFEQKDGVLTAYASPRPILSRSNMLDTMLLTVRFHSPMPGVVGVKLIHHMGVRERGPVFELTKETGTFVTIEETEEAAILTSGSLSVHIRKGPEWSVDFYRGSDRITGSRQKSMAYITEGKEQAYMREELDLGVGEWVYGLGERFTPFVRNGQVVDIWNQDGGTSSEQAYKNIPFYVTNKGYGVFVNQPDLVSFEIASEKVKKVQFHVPGESLEYFVIDGPTIKEVLGKYTALTGKPSLPPAWTFGLWLSTSFTTNYDEATVNSFVDGMEERGLPLHVFHFDCFWMRDFHWTDFKWDERIFPDPVGMLKRLKEKGLKICVWINPYIAQRSRLFEEGRDNGYLIKKPNGDVWQWDMWQPGMAIVDFTNPAACEWYKGYLRELVDMGVDSFKTDFGERIPTDVVYHDGSDPEKMHNFYTYQYNKVVFEVLEEKLGKNEAALFARSATVGGQKFPVHWGGDCYADYESMAESLRGGLSLGLSGFGFWSHDIGGFESTAPAHVFKRWLAFGLLSSHSRLHGSRSYRVPWAYDTEAVDVTRFFTKLKCSLMPYLFNTAAQAVEQGLPSMRAMVLEFPEDPTSEFLDRQYMLGDSIMVAPVFDENGFVQYYLPEGSWTHLLTGEIVEGGKWLKETHDFLSLPLFVRPNSIIAIGANDTKPDYDFADGVKLTAYSLADGASASSTVRDIKGAAELLVTMKREGKEVAVKVQGSGKALSLALHGIGEIAKVDGAASLQDGTVSIAAGAKETALTITLK, from the coding sequence ATGAAATTTACTGACGGCAACTGGATGCTGCGTAAACAGTATGACCTTCTGGGCGCGGTACAAGCCCATGATTTCGAGCAAAAGGATGGCGTGCTTACGGCATATGCGTCTCCGCGTCCTATTTTGTCACGTTCCAATATGTTAGATACGATGCTGCTTACGGTTCGGTTTCATTCTCCGATGCCGGGTGTTGTCGGCGTTAAGCTGATTCATCACATGGGCGTGCGTGAGCGCGGTCCCGTATTCGAGCTGACGAAGGAAACAGGAACTTTCGTTACTATAGAAGAAACAGAAGAAGCAGCAATCCTGACAAGCGGCAGCCTGAGCGTCCATATTCGTAAAGGTCCCGAGTGGTCAGTTGATTTCTACCGCGGCTCCGATCGTATTACCGGAAGCAGGCAGAAGTCGATGGCGTATATTACGGAAGGCAAAGAGCAAGCCTATATGCGTGAAGAATTGGATCTTGGTGTAGGCGAATGGGTTTATGGCCTCGGCGAGCGTTTTACGCCTTTCGTGCGCAACGGCCAGGTCGTCGATATTTGGAACCAGGACGGAGGCACAAGCTCCGAGCAAGCGTACAAAAATATTCCGTTTTATGTAACGAACAAAGGTTATGGCGTATTCGTCAACCAGCCGGATCTCGTTTCCTTCGAGATTGCTTCGGAGAAAGTGAAGAAGGTTCAATTCCATGTGCCTGGCGAATCCCTTGAATATTTCGTCATTGATGGTCCAACGATTAAAGAGGTGCTTGGAAAATATACCGCACTGACAGGCAAGCCATCTTTGCCGCCGGCATGGACGTTCGGCCTGTGGCTGTCGACCTCTTTCACAACCAATTATGATGAAGCAACGGTTAATTCCTTCGTCGATGGCATGGAAGAGCGCGGTTTGCCGCTGCATGTATTCCACTTCGACTGTTTCTGGATGCGCGATTTCCATTGGACGGATTTCAAATGGGATGAGCGGATATTCCCGGACCCTGTCGGCATGCTCAAACGCCTGAAAGAGAAGGGGCTTAAAATCTGCGTATGGATTAACCCTTACATCGCGCAGCGCTCCCGTCTGTTTGAAGAGGGCAGAGACAATGGCTATTTGATTAAAAAGCCAAATGGCGACGTATGGCAATGGGATATGTGGCAGCCTGGCATGGCTATTGTGGACTTCACGAATCCTGCGGCATGCGAATGGTACAAAGGCTATTTGCGCGAGCTTGTAGATATGGGCGTTGACAGCTTCAAAACGGACTTCGGCGAGCGCATTCCGACCGATGTGGTGTACCATGACGGCTCTGACCCTGAGAAAATGCACAATTTCTATACGTACCAATATAACAAGGTTGTATTTGAGGTATTGGAAGAGAAGCTGGGCAAAAATGAAGCTGCGCTGTTCGCGCGTTCCGCTACCGTTGGCGGTCAAAAGTTCCCGGTTCACTGGGGCGGAGATTGCTACGCAGATTACGAGTCGATGGCTGAGTCGCTGCGCGGAGGCCTGTCGCTGGGCTTGTCCGGCTTTGGCTTCTGGAGCCACGATATCGGCGGGTTTGAGAGTACAGCTCCAGCCCATGTCTTCAAGCGCTGGCTTGCATTTGGCTTGCTTTCCAGCCACAGCCGCCTGCATGGCAGCAGATCGTACCGGGTGCCTTGGGCGTATGATACAGAGGCGGTTGATGTTACCCGCTTCTTCACGAAGCTCAAATGCAGCCTGATGCCTTACCTGTTTAATACAGCTGCGCAAGCGGTAGAGCAAGGCTTGCCGTCGATGCGTGCGATGGTGCTGGAATTCCCGGAAGATCCAACTTCCGAGTTCCTTGATCGCCAGTACATGCTGGGTGATTCCATTATGGTTGCTCCTGTATTCGACGAAAACGGCTTTGTACAATATTATTTGCCGGAAGGCAGCTGGACGCATCTTCTGACTGGCGAAATCGTAGAAGGCGGAAAATGGCTCAAGGAAACGCATGACTTCCTCTCGCTTCCATTGTTCGTCCGTCCAAATTCGATCATCGCAATCGGTGCAAATGATACGAAGCCGGATTATGACTTTGCTGACGGCGTGAAGCTGACGGCGTACAGCCTTGCTGATGGAGCATCTGCATCATCCACAGTTCGCGATATTAAAGGCGCTGCCGAGCTGCTCGTTACTATGAAGCGCGAAGGCAAGGAAGTAGCCGTTAAGGTACAAGGCAGCGGTAAAGCGCTCAGCCTGGCTCTACACGGCATTGGCGAAATTGCTAAAGTGGATGGCGCTGCTTCGCTTCAAGACGGCACGGTGTCAATTGCTGCTGGTGCGAAAGAAACCGCATTGACGATTACGCTGAAGTAA
- a CDS encoding AraC family transcriptional regulator, whose protein sequence is MDLTLRHSLREDRMHGDVTFPLAAYWMEYAPGEVNVDCHWHDEAEFLVVLEGEMLFQIDTEYFPVRAGEAVFIDSGDIHAGHSLNGSSCTYCAIVFDVRWLDSTSYDAVQETCVRPFQEKKKTFPRHISPDSGWKRQLLFLLRCMINCCRAPYAGFEAAVKGYFYLMLHEIAIENRACNRSEARTDDRTRIERLKKSILYIQLHYRRQIRIGELAEQIPMSEGQFFRFFKSMTRQTPVEYLNAYRVNQAAELLLHTERKISDIALEVGFDHISYFVKVFRKTLNCTPSDFRKQKRNPAQNGALQGETAFPVLLRHSAFQSEKYKPNL, encoded by the coding sequence ATGGATTTGACGCTGCGTCATTCGCTCAGGGAAGACCGCATGCATGGCGATGTTACCTTTCCTCTTGCTGCTTACTGGATGGAATATGCACCTGGCGAGGTAAATGTAGATTGTCACTGGCATGACGAGGCTGAGTTTCTAGTTGTGCTGGAGGGCGAGATGCTCTTCCAGATTGACACCGAGTATTTTCCCGTTCGCGCTGGCGAAGCCGTCTTCATCGACAGCGGAGATATTCATGCCGGACACTCTTTAAATGGCTCCTCCTGCACCTATTGCGCCATCGTATTTGACGTTCGCTGGCTGGATAGCACTAGCTACGATGCTGTACAGGAAACCTGCGTTCGTCCGTTTCAGGAGAAAAAAAAGACGTTTCCGAGACATATATCACCGGACAGTGGTTGGAAGCGGCAGCTGCTCTTCCTGCTCCGCTGCATGATTAACTGCTGCAGAGCACCCTATGCCGGATTCGAGGCTGCGGTGAAAGGGTATTTCTACTTAATGCTGCATGAAATCGCTATTGAAAACCGGGCATGCAATCGCAGCGAAGCAAGAACGGATGACAGAACCCGAATAGAGCGGCTTAAGAAAAGCATTCTCTATATCCAGCTGCATTATCGCAGGCAAATACGCATTGGCGAGCTGGCGGAGCAAATTCCGATGAGCGAAGGACAGTTTTTCCGTTTTTTCAAATCAATGACGAGGCAGACGCCGGTTGAGTATTTGAACGCCTATCGGGTAAACCAGGCGGCCGAGCTGCTGCTGCACACAGAACGCAAAATTTCAGACATCGCGCTGGAGGTCGGTTTCGACCATATCAGCTATTTTGTTAAAGTGTTTCGCAAGACGTTGAACTGCACCCCGTCCGATTTTCGCAAACAAAAGCGGAATCCGGCCCAAAATGGCGCATTACAAGGTGAAACGGCTTTCCCCGTCCTCTTGCGGCACAGCGCGTTTCAGTCCGAGAAATATAAGCCCAATTTATAA
- a CDS encoding anthranilate phosphoribosyltransferase → MITNLLKEVGRGKRGARDLTYDEAVQAAEWIVNLEATQAQIGAFFMAERIKMESVEELEAFVNVCRSQARREHVQEGIDCAGPYDGRKKSFYATFATSFVLAAAGLPVTLHGTASLPPKWGITLQDLLLEMGINPKLLSQEASLVAARETGILFVPAEEWCPPLKRLHGLREELGMRTVLNTAEKLVDYGHSPYLAFGVYHNTVFDRMSKLLTNLNYKKALIVQGTEGSEDLFIERPTRTYQVENGEASLQIIDPDAYGLELPVPEVEWTPAEQMAVTEAVLNGGGHLAFMNQVLLNAAVRLHLAERVDSIEEGLYTCKDLIDNGVAWEFYEKWKVSLLVSEQQRLYKATVTTP, encoded by the coding sequence ATGATTACCAATCTATTGAAGGAAGTCGGGCGCGGGAAGAGGGGCGCGCGTGATTTGACCTATGATGAAGCGGTGCAAGCAGCCGAATGGATTGTGAATCTGGAGGCGACTCAGGCGCAGATCGGTGCTTTTTTTATGGCGGAGCGAATTAAGATGGAAAGCGTTGAGGAGCTTGAAGCTTTCGTCAACGTTTGCCGGAGCCAGGCCCGCCGCGAGCATGTGCAGGAGGGAATTGACTGCGCAGGGCCATACGACGGAAGGAAAAAATCATTTTACGCCACATTCGCGACCTCCTTCGTCTTAGCGGCTGCCGGATTGCCGGTCACGCTGCACGGTACAGCTTCCCTTCCTCCAAAATGGGGCATTACGCTGCAGGATCTGCTGCTCGAAATGGGCATAAATCCGAAGCTGCTTTCGCAGGAGGCATCGCTTGTAGCTGCAAGGGAAACGGGCATTCTGTTCGTACCCGCAGAAGAGTGGTGCCCGCCGCTTAAGCGGCTGCACGGGCTGCGCGAGGAATTGGGCATGCGAACGGTATTGAACACAGCCGAGAAGCTTGTGGATTATGGACATTCGCCTTATCTCGCATTCGGCGTTTATCACAATACGGTATTTGACCGCATGTCGAAGCTATTGACGAATTTGAATTATAAGAAGGCGCTCATTGTCCAAGGGACGGAGGGCTCGGAGGATTTGTTCATCGAGCGGCCAACTAGAACGTATCAGGTAGAAAATGGCGAAGCGAGCCTGCAAATTATTGACCCGGATGCCTACGGACTGGAGCTGCCCGTACCCGAAGTGGAATGGACGCCCGCCGAGCAAATGGCTGTGACGGAGGCCGTGCTTAATGGAGGCGGGCATCTCGCCTTTATGAATCAGGTGCTGCTTAACGCAGCGGTCCGGCTTCATTTGGCAGAGCGAGTCGATTCCATTGAAGAGGGCTTGTACACGTGCAAGGACTTGATCGACAATGGAGTGGCGTGGGAGTTTTATGAGAAGTGGAAGGTTAGCTTGCTTGTCTCCGAGCAGCAGCGGCTTTATAAGGCGACAGTTACGACGCCCTAG
- a CDS encoding ANTAR domain-containing protein encodes MRSLLLIEHKAVDREPVRQINQADRDLSRLLPEVILESGGYFVLHGGSEELARKHIAQSDAVVLNLPLNEVKYWGTKLLGWKKIPMLWWCSAETAALSNAFCEDDLPVDGIITPLMSEQELHWAFHFGAKQCSERQQWHLERQQLEGRLEERKWIDMAKGILCDIKKVSEAEAYDLLRKQAMNERKRLVDVATSIVKVYQLLQEQK; translated from the coding sequence ATGCGTTCTTTATTACTTATTGAACATAAAGCTGTCGATCGGGAGCCTGTAAGACAGATAAACCAGGCAGACCGCGATTTAAGCAGGCTTTTGCCCGAAGTTATATTGGAGTCCGGCGGTTATTTTGTATTGCATGGCGGCAGCGAGGAGCTTGCGCGCAAGCATATCGCCCAATCGGATGCGGTTGTATTGAATCTCCCATTAAACGAGGTAAAGTACTGGGGCACTAAACTGCTGGGCTGGAAAAAAATTCCTATGCTTTGGTGGTGCAGTGCCGAAACCGCGGCGCTTTCGAATGCTTTTTGCGAGGACGATCTTCCGGTGGATGGCATCATAACGCCGCTTATGAGCGAGCAGGAGCTGCATTGGGCATTCCATTTTGGCGCCAAGCAATGCAGTGAGCGGCAACAGTGGCATTTGGAACGCCAGCAGCTGGAGGGCCGTCTGGAAGAACGGAAATGGATTGATATGGCGAAGGGCATTTTATGTGACATTAAAAAAGTTTCCGAAGCGGAGGCTTATGATTTGCTGCGCAAGCAGGCTATGAATGAGCGCAAACGCCTCGTGGATGTAGCGACGTCCATTGTAAAGGTATATCAGCTGCTGCAGGAGCAGAAATAA